From the genome of Glycine soja cultivar W05 chromosome 14, ASM419377v2, whole genome shotgun sequence:
ttattctggaaaatatattaaaaaatataaatatattttgacccaatttgtttatatttaattttaagggtaaaaaattatatttttcttcaatccattttagaaagaaaaaaaaaagtcaaatcatAAATGTGATAACATTTCGGCTTTTGTCTCATATCTTTAGATTTTAGTTTTGCGTCTTGAGTTTATAATGTTTCCCTTTGGTTCCTTATAGTGTTTTTCTTATATCAAATTGGCCTTTTCTTTAGTTTTTGGTACTAATGATGTTAATTTGGGTTGGTGTAGACATGTGAAATATCTCACAATTTGCCatatgttaaattattgtgATATGCcaacaaaaatatcaatttagtcTAAGAGAGGAAATTTAAAGCATAAAAgtgaaacttaaaaaaaattataagaaaaataattttactaatcATATCCAAATTATGCACAAGATGTACCAAATTGGAGagacaaaaactttttaaactTAAGCGGTCAAACCGAAAcctaaaatataataagaaacCCAAATTCTATTTTAGCCCTTTTTTAAGTTACTTAAGTAACCTTTTTATTACCCTTTTTCAGACATTCTCCCTTCCCTTGAACGCTCCCTTTTGGTAACACACTCCCCATTTTTTTCACCACACTCCATTGGTTCCCTCcttccctctttctttcatcaCACTCCGTCTCTCTTTCACCACACTCCTTTTGGACTACTAACATGGTATTCCAtgtcaacataaaaataaaaaaatgaaacaaattgagaaaaattagaaagggttttgaaaagtagtttatgaaaaaatattgaaaaatactctccacaaaaattatgaaaattactTTATGAAAAATTCTAAATAGTACTTTCCATAATTGTCCATGAATGAAAAAACAATGAAATCGACCTAAGCTATGCacaaacaaaatgaagaaattgataaatacaaaattatataaacaatCTAATTAAATAGAATCAATTAAGGTAAAATTCTTATACTTTtgattaagagagaaaaatggtAGGAAGGATTGAGAGAAAAATGGTAGGAAGGATTGAGAGAAAAATGATAATAGAGTGTAAAGAATAGGttttatatctaatttttagATAAAGGAGTACCTTTggcaataaattgttttttaaaaaaaaaggaagaagagtgTAAAGAGAAGTTACTGAGAGTGTAAATAGCAAACGCCAATCTTTtttaagacttatttttatAGTCTAAAGAAAACAAGGGGAGAAGTCTAACATTCGAAACCAAAAACGGAGTCAGAGGTAGTTGCTTTTAGCACTTTTTGTACTAAAGATATTCTCTCTTGTCTCTTTTATACATTCTaggttaaaagttaaaaaacactgaaaaaatattaaaaccatacattttaaaatataaaagattaaaatagaatttttaaaacttaattgtaTCAATGCGAAATAATTACgaagtataataaattaaaagtgacATCAAGCCTAATTGAAAAGGATCAAAGGtagtatttttgaaaattttatattaaattacttctttttaaataaattcagaATATTATTCACTTCCTGCATGACTTTAATTCCGAAACATATCAATtatgtttgaaattttaattccgaatcatattaattatctttgaaattttaattctgGAAGTAATTTGTAAACTCTTTTCTAGAAATttgtttctaaaattatttctagAATTAAGATTTCGAAAGAGAATTTAATACACTctggagtcaaattttgaaagGTGTTTTATAGATGATTTCTAGAATTAaattttcagaagaaaaaataatgcattctaaaattaaatttttggaagtaaattacaaaataatttattattaaattgggataattttgaaattaaggtTAAAACAATGTATATGTTTATTAAAtgtatatgttttaaaaaaattaataataattgataaaaataatttatatctatttgaaatatttaataatttttttatttatctttaaaatattttatattatatttaaaaaatttaagaaaaaaaataaaaataccggtttaaatcaattttttgcaCTGATTTTGGCTCTGTTATCACCAGCTTCTGAAGTCGTCTGATTTTGGTGAGTATTCGCACTGGTCACTAGATCGGTTCTCGGTTGAATCAATTATTTTGGTCTGATTTTGACaactatacttaaaaaaaaaaaataaggagtgATACAATTAAGAAACTGGATAAGTAAAGGTGAAACCCATATAGGTATGGTAGTGGAtggcttattttattttaagaaaaaagtattGAATTAAATGGAACTATTTTAATaggctaattttttttaatctaaactgTTTTGGATTAAACAAAGTGATTTGGATTCTAAACCAATTAGTTTTCAGCTAAACTAGTTTTAAATTGCTTTTGAACTTGTTTGAAAtcttttttaagattattttttaacctgtttgaaacttctttttttataagaaattttttttctgtattAAGTCTATTATTTTGGTCTTAATGATACTAGCAAATAGGATTGTGTAtggtttgattttgaaagaaaaaaaaaaacaaattgaaccATTTTATGGTTTGGTTTTAAATCCAAACCACTTTATTAATATTTGACGAAATGGTTTGTGTTCTAGATAGGCCTCTGGTCCATCTGCTTTCGCTCTTTAGTTGACTTACAACACCATCCCATGCACATCGCAACATCACTTTGTTTCTATATACAACCTAAATCTTGCACTCGAGAAGCAACATTGAGGCAAGGTCGATCATTGAGGTCATTCTCCTTAGCTAGCCTTTGTGACTAACAtgttatattgttgaaattaaattaatttttttgtaattaggaATCTTGTGCTagtggcattttttttttaattttaacatattaagtGTTTGCTCTAATGTAAATTTTAAGGTAACACTTAGataaaaatatctatatatGTTAGATCGATGTTGTTTTAAGTTACCACCAAAGAtactacaataaaataaaaaaaaagaaatttatgttTAGGTAGAGTAATATTAGAAGTTAGGAATGCCACATTTGAGAATCTAAAATAACGTTTTCgttgtataaaaaaaactaaattaatttaaccatCGTAGGTGTCAGGTAAGAAATTTGCCGTGTAGCATAAGACTAAAAAATTCAATGGGAAGAAGTCGCCACCGTTGAATTAGTGGAAGGAAGAAGGCTAGCTCTAGAGTTTTATGGTATTCAAATCATGACTTGATGAAGGAAGACGATTCCAAAGGCTATACATAAAAGGGCGTCGTGGTGTTGGGGTAAATTTGTACAAATTATCTTGGGTGGTTTGAGTTCTATGTAATTGGTTTGTAACTCAAATCCAGTTCAAGTGTTTGGATGAGGTTGAAGGGATAGTGGAATAATTGTTTGGCCACAATGGTGAATTGCTGTTTGGGATGCAATTAATGTTGTAAATATGGAGTCATTCTcataaatagtataaaatatttaaagtatacattaaatatttttttaagaaaataaattaaagtaatatGGTTTGGTTTTTGGTGCAGCAAACTAGTTAAAAGAAATAGTGCATCATAtctaaatttaaacaataaatagCTTGTTTAAAAAGCATTTTAAAtgatttgctttttttttagatttaatttgatttagtttTGTGTTCGATTtggtttattgttttctttcataGTCGTACATATAGGGGGGGGAGGAAAGACACCTAAAGTGCATAGCAACAAATCCAAATGGTAGAAAAGACGCATGTATGCAATGAACTCGGtgcatgtttaatttaatttattttgaaaaataatatcatatttcttttaatttttcaaaataagataTGGCCTCTAAATTGAAACACATCTAAACATACTATCAGTAAAAGAGGCTTTTAGTTATGGCCTCTTAATTGTAATGAGGAAAGGGATGATAGatggaaaaagataaaaaaaactttatccacattctaaattttttacttattttatttatttatgagaaatgttagttatattttctttttaaccttCTTTATGTTATGGATGAAAATTACTAATTTCGATTCATTTCACTTTTAGATTAGGAGAAAGAATATTAAAGAGATAATGTCATTAACATtccactttatttatttatttttctattatattatttatcacattttttatacTTCTCTCTCGTCTTATTCTGATCTCTATTTTCTACTTGCGTAAATGCTCAAATATGGGCGTGAGAAACTAACTTTATCCATTGAATTAGCACATATAAACCGTTACCAGTTTACGGGATGCACCTTTTTTGACACAACAATGCAGTTTAATTTTCATGACTCCATGTAGGTTCTGATTCTATAAGCAAGACTAGCAAGTAAAGAACACGCAGGCACTGTAagattctttctttttattttatccgcATCTTCCACACTAGCGAATTTATTAGAGTATGGATATGAGAAGTTACATCTAACATTTTTTCCTTGTTATTAAAGGAAGGTAAAGAAGAACAAAAGTTATTGATACAAATGATTTCACATTTGGATTTCATAATTAAGGTTTATGGTTCGATCCTTACCTTATGTATGAAATAATAATTGGAGGTACTACTTTACTTTAAAAATGTATTAACTGGGTGGGAAGAAAATTACATCTCCTAATTatatcaaaaaaagaaataaaaaagtttgatgttaaattcttgttattattttagtttatattgACACTATGTTGTTTTCCTCATGGTATTGTTATATAATCACGAGAGGTCAAACTCTGATGTACAAAAACATCGAAACGCTCAGAAGAACAAACATATAAGCCACAAATTAAGATCAGGGTTTTGTTAACTAGTATTTTTAGGAATTGGAGAAATAATAGGAGAGTGTAAAGAAAAGTCATGAGCACCACAATTTTGTGCATTccaataaacaaaaagaaaaaaatatataaatttgatgtcTATATTCTTCTGGCtcaaaataaatgaatgaaggGTCTATGCTATTTTGTCCAATTAATGTTTGGACTTTAAACCTACAATCAACGTTTTCTACTTCGCATAAAATCATTGTTTAATCAACACCTTCAATGGTTAgacatcataatttttttatctatactaAATATTTCTCCAATCAATTAATAATCGAAAACTAATTCTTATGAACAGTAGATATCAATGAAATGAGTATTATTATCAATTTCAACAATGTTTTTTTCATACACTTAGTCAGAAATATTGAATCCCGAATAACATGCTTAAGGTTCTAATTAGCTATCTATCAACTATATCGAAACTTTGTTGGTTAAAGATATGATAAGTTGCAAGCAACAAAACTACAAAAGCCAAAGGGAAAATCAAGAAGTATGTTATCAATGTTACCTACGGAGAAAAAGAGACGGGTTGAAAATGTGAAGCCATCAGTTATagaacaaaaattaaacaaatggaattcaaaatcaagaagagaaaaaaagtaaattcctttatacatttataaacatgattaatCCAATAAATGTCTAGGTGGTAAGATCCTAGATGGGTCAGCATACCGAGAAGAGAAGGAACGAGGGAGGTTATCAGGCTCCATCCATCCAGTTCCATGATCAAAGTTCATAGAGTATGATTCCGGGTCATAAATACCCTCCATTGAACCAAACCCTTTCTTCTTATGATCCCTTTTGAGCTTTCTCCAAAGCATTTGCCACATTGGTTTTGTGCCATCACGGTTGCTCTCATAGTGCGGTTTTGTGTAGCTCCGACCCAACCTTATGCTTTGAGTAGTACTTGGGCTGCTTGCATTGAACCAATACTTCTTGATATCCTTCATTTGCTTCAAGTACACCAAGTCACCAAAGTTTCCTTGAATCCTTAACCTTTTAAAGCTATGCTAGCTAGAGTATGTATGGTACTTTTTTTATATGAGTATGAAACATGTCACATGAGATTATGATGTGGCTAGTGTGATATGTGGGTATATATTATTGTGATTTCGGGTGGAGGAAGGAGGAAGGAGTGAGGTAGGGTTCATTTGGCCTCCCTTCTAGGCTTTTCTTTATGGAGTGGCTCTCTCCAACGTCTAACTACCAATTTTTGTTGAAAGCTTAAGTCTTACTTTATCAAACGGCGCGTTCTTATCATTTGGTGCGTGGACCACTCCCCATGGCAGCTACCAGGTGTCTCCTATTCATTAACCACTtatcaataataatagaaaaaaaaggtttaattttaatatttttcaagtaCAAATATTTTATGTCGAAAGTAATATCCTATTTGAGTTGAATAGAATAAACGATAAAATTCTTTGAGTATTCAAATAAGATCAAATCTTGTATGTGCGtggaaaaaaagtaattaagagtgaaaattttattaaagacgATCATTAGTCAATTAGATTctctattagaaattattattgACAAACCTGATAAATAGTTCAcactaatattataataataaaataaaactactcATTGaactataataattttacactaattgatctatgtatttaataataattttactatattattagtataaaaatttgtatactaccaagtaattaaaaaaaatttaaatttgccttttaaaataattataacatgAGTAGTtcata
Proteins encoded in this window:
- the LOC114383919 gene encoding uncharacterized protein LOC114383919, with amino-acid sequence MKDIKKYWFNASSPSTTQSIRLGRSYTKPHYESNRDGTKPMWQMLWRKLKRDHKKKGFGSMEGIYDPESYSMNFDHGTGWMEPDNLPRSFSSRYADPSRILPPRHLLD